TCTCTCTCACCTGCTCCCTTTGCCAGGGTTGGAGGAGCAGTGCGGCCTCCTGGAGCCGGGGCTGAGGATCCTGCTGTGGACGCTGCGAGGGACTCTCCTGCTGGCCAtggtgctggggggctggagctgttacagctctgggaggagacGTGGGCAGGTAAGGGCTAAGGGCAGAGGCCCCCTACCAGCAAGCACAGCGTCAGTACTGGCACGGCCCTGCTGGGACACCAGCCCTCAGTCTGGTGGCACGAGCTCACGGCAGGAAGCCAAGTCCTTGGGGAGGGAGACGCTTCCCCGCGGCTGCATCTCCCCTGTGGGGTAACTGGTCTGAAGGACCTGCCAGAGCTCTGCCCACCCAGCGCTGCCGGTGACCGTGTCCCCCTCTGCCCCGGACTCCAAGTCTCTCATTGTAGCCAGCACAGGTGCGGGAGTGGATCTGGACCCCCCGATGCTGGAGATCACCGTGGGGTGCAGCCAGAGGAAGCAGCAGAGAGACAGGAGGGGCCGTCCTTGCTGAGCGGATAGAGAAGAGGAACCCAGTGAGCGCGGCCCATGGAGCTGCCTATGCATCTCGCCTCGTTCTCACCGGGGCCCCCGGCTGAATTGCTGATGGGTCCATCCCTGCGTCTGTCAGTCCTGTCTCCCCAGCGAGGTCTCAGCAGCATCCCTACTCCCCAAGATCTGAGTCTCAATAAAAGCTGCCCATCCCCCTTCCTGTGCGGCAGACACAGGACGCCTCTGTATCTCCCTCTGTCGCTTTCATGCAAACCCTTAGATTCAGCCCCACAGGGTCTTTCTCTGGCCCCTCACTCCTGAGTGTGGCTGGAATGGTGGTTCCCCCCTCACTCTGGCCCCACACAAATGGCTGGCCAGTGCCCGGATCATAGCAATAAACTGTCTCTCTGCACTCCGTGGAGGTGTCTTACTGGGTCGTGCTATGGTAGTTAAATTCCCAGCAGGTTGTGAGGGGCCCttaccctgcacccccatgaAAAGGGTCAGCAATCCCGACTCCTCGAATGGGGGGATGCTGGGTTACAAGGCAGGAAATGCTGCCTGTGGGAGGAGTCCCTTTAATACGCAGAAGGAAGGTTCCATGGCCATATGGGGTGATGGAATGTTGGGGATGGGAAGGTTCCATGGCCCTTGGGGTGATGGAATTTTGGGGAGCGGAAGGTTCCATGGCCCTTGGGGTGATGGTACATTGGGGGTGGGAAGGTTCCATGGCTGCTGGAAGTGACAGCTGTCAGACAGAAGCAATGGGGGCAGcggggcagctggagagagggggGCACCTCCTGTTGGTATGTAGGGTCACAAACCTGTGAATGGTTTCatagtagcatccgtgttagtctgtattcgcaaaaagatcaggaggacttgcggcaccttagagactaacaaatttattagagcataagctttcgtgagctacagctgcatccgatgaagtgagctgtagctcatgaaagcttatgctctaataaatttgttagtctctaaggtgccacaagtactccttttctttttgcgaaacctGTGAATGGGGCCAATGCCCCAGGAGAACCCAAGGGGTCTGTTACCATGAGAGTACCCGAGTGCCCAGCTACAGGGAAGTATGACTGGGGCAGCACCAGGACATGCCAGCGAGAGACAGAACCATGGCACAGCTAACTAGCCAAACATCCTCCCTGCCATCCTGTCCCCTGCGCCCGTCTGCCACCTGAACCATGGCATGGCTAACTAGTCAAACTCTTCTATTTGCCGTCCCATCCCCCGTGCATATCTACCGGTGTCATGCACTTCCAGGCCCTGTGGTCTCTCTCAGCTCTGTCCGatccctggggggaacccccttcagtgtgacagcccttctcgggggtccactctctctccGGGGTtaagccctgggctccagcacctcctggaaccgcacctctctgagcctccagCACGCGTGCCTCTgccgtgggccccctcagggagtcccctcgCTCTGGCCCCCTGGAGCCTCTACCCCCAGAGGGAGCAATACCCCCCGATCTCCAGcctgcagtgactctcagccagggGAACACAGGTGGGTTATTAGTCGTTGGGAACACAGCGTAGAACACAGCTTGTTAGCACAGACATTAGGAATCTTCAGCAGGTTCCATGGCCCTTGGGGTGATTATAGAAtcacaggattggaagggacccaGAGAGGCAATCAAGTCCAGCTACCTGCACTGCGGCAGGAccaggtaaacctagaccagcctggacagatgtttgtccaacctgttcttagtaGCCTCCAACGACGGGGACTCCACCACCACGCTTGGATGCCTATTAAACAGCCTTAGAGTTAGAAAgcatttcctaatatctaaccttagtgtccctggctgcagattgattcagcccatttcttcttgtcctaccttccgtGGAcgtagagaacaattgatcaccgtcctctttccAACAGCCCTCAGCTTAGTTGAAGAGTGTCCGTTCCCCCCCCCGTCTTCTCTTCCCTGGACTAAAGATGCCCAGTTCTTTTTGTCAGGTCAGGGTTTCGGACCCTTGGatcaattttgttgctctcctctggactcctcACTTTGTCCCCAGCTTGGCTAATGCCCGGTGCCCAGAGCTGCacccagcactccagctggggcctgcCCATTGCGCGTGGGACAGCTACTGCCCATGTCTTACGTACAGCGCCGCTGCTAACACCCCAGCCGGAGAGCCGCCTTTcccacaactgcatcacattgtcaTCTACTGTTCCACTCTAACCTGCAGATCTGCTTCAGCAGTAGCACCACCAGCCAGtgattccccattttgtagcagtgcgtttgatttttctttcctgagAGAAGCACTTTGCtgttgtctttattgaatttcatcttgttgatttcagaccagttttcTCATCTGGCAAGGTCAGTTTGAATTCTAAACCCGTCCTCCAGAGTGTTTGCAACTCCTCCCACCTTgatgtcacctgcaaattttataagcataattACCcaaatcattaattaaaatatcaatTAGTCCCAGACCCAGGACTTATACCTGAAGGACCTCACTAGACGTGCCCTCCCCATCTGACAACAGGCCATTGATAATCACCCTTTGAGTATAGTCTTTCAACTAGCTGTGCACCaactgtgatgggatccccctggggtgcagcctgggaccgtGGGCCAcctgtgccccctgaactctccccagcctgggctgtctcccacaatgctctgctagtgaccagcagcaaccccgccaggcgctgtgatcactcagcacaactgcatgtggagccccacagccagcatgaatgctcccagagccactcatcaATCATActgagaaaggcaccagccaaatccccccagctcccagcctcatacctcaggaatataccatctacTTTATTAATTAGTTCACAACTtcaacaatggaaagtggacatacacagcctttgcaaaacctgagcagattcaCCAGACACTTCATACGAACTCACTGGTAAAGTTAAACAGTTAAACAAGTtaattgactacaaaagatagattttaagaggTATTAAGtgacaaaaagtcagagttagttaccaaaagatataaaatatcagcacgcagtctaaactttCAATCCTGTTAGAcggggcaacatctagattaagcagtttttctcaccccactggatattgcagttcctagtacacagatttcacccttgaaatctgggccagtccccttAGTTGGAGTCgtcagagtgtccttgttgcttgcagcataggtgggtgaaggagaaaggcccGGCCTGTGGCTCCTGTGtctgttttatatcctcagtccatgtgcttggggagcacaagtccaggcatgtctggggcattgctgagtctccaggccaggttgagcaattcccctgatgTGGCCTCATGCatgtgagtcattgcattgtagctcccttgctgttTCACACCCCGcccgggcattggttactttccttgctgttgcctctggggagctcaTATCTGGCTAATTCCCCAATTTACAGTATGGTTGAGTAACAACCgcacaacacaattctcataatttCACATGCATTAATGATAAACacatatggatagagaaatgactttcagcaggtcataacctttcccctgataccttataAGGCATTCTTTCtatgtaagatcatgattatataaaaatgaagaatatgggggttccgggatgctcccccaaggtatagaatgtcacatccaccttataataatttcatctagaccacatttctctggtttgcttatgagaatgtcctgtgggactgtgtcaaaagccttaccaaaaatcaagatatatcctGGCTAGTGCTTCTCCCCTAATTACTAGACAAACAACTCTGTCAAAAAAGGAACTTATGGGCTGTTATAGAGGATAAGAACATAaaagcggccatactgggtcagaccaaaggtccatctagcccagtatcctgtcttctaatagtggccaatgccagtgccccagagggaatgaacagaacagggaatcatcaagtgatccatcccctgttgcccattcccagcttctgacaaacagaggctagggacaccatccctgcccgtcctggctaatagccattgatggactgtcctccatgaacttatctagttcttttttgaacccttgaccttcacaacttcccctggcaaggagttccacaggttgactgtatgttgtgtgaagaagtacttccttttgtttgttttaaacctgttaccttttaatttaatttggtaacccctagttcttgttttacgagaaggagtaaataacacttctttatttactttctcataccagtcatgattttatagacctctatcagatcacccttagtcgtctcttttccaagctgaaaagtccaagtcttattaatctcttctcctaTGGCAGACACtccataccctaatcatttttgttgcccttttctgtacctttttcaattccagtagatctgttttgagatggggcaaccacatctgcacacagtattcaagatgtgggcgtaccatggatttatatagaagcaacatgatcttttctgtcttattatctctccctttcctaattgtgaagaagttggggatttttgtagtgttttacatgaatagtgtgtgcctcagtttccctgtgtgctgcatgttTAACAAGGTGGTGGGAGAGAGTTTGTTGTTGCAAAGGACCAGGTGTGACCTCACCTatgctattattttttgagtctttggctagctgttcttcaaattctcttttggccttcctacttgtatttttacacttcatttgccagagttcatgctcctttctattttcttcactaggatttaatttccactttttaaaggatgcctttttgactctcactgcttcttttactttgttgtttagccacggtggcacttttttggttctcttactatgttttttaatttggggtatacatttcagttgagcctctattatggtgtcttttaaaagtttccatgcagcttgcagagatttcactttttgcgctgtacctttaatttctgtttaactaacttcttcatttttgtaaaaagaaaaggaggacttgtggcaccttagagactaacaaatttatttgagcataggctttcatgagctacagctcacttgtagttCCCATCACGGACTCACAGAtcatgcccactcttggccccatGCAATCCGTGCGGGGTGCCCCTTTCAGTGAGACAGCCCTTCTCCCGGGGATCCACTCTCTCTCAGGGTTAAgtgcctccacctcctggagccgcacctctctgagccttagcacacctGTTTCTCGCCGGGGGCCCTTCAGGGAGTCCCCTCGCTCTGGACCCCCGGGGCTCCACCCCCCTGTCCTCCCAAAGGGGACAAAGCCCCCCTGTTCTCTAGATCGGAGTGACTCTCTGCCAGTgtgtaaaacagaagggtttattgAGCATCCAAACCCAACACAGGAAACTCTCcgggcctcaggcctggcctccctcagcccagcacatcccagtctcccctgtacccaggggggctctgcctgctccctctctccagcccagagcccccctgcttccccgCTGGGCCTCTGAGATCCccggccccaagccccaccccccctctgtccattgtcttctctgcAGGTAAACAGGGTCATAAAAGGGTCGCCtggggcctcctctcctctctctgcagcccagtgtcctcccactggccagaccTGGCTGGGACTCCTGAGCCTCCTGTGGCTGGCTGGGCCTCCAGGTCCCGAGGTCACCTGTCactggggtctccattctccaggccagtGGTTGGGGTCCCAAGTTCCCTCGCCGGTCCTGTGTAACAACTCcctctcccctcacctccttaaACCTGTagcacccagggaaactgagtcccagcccctctgcatgcaaaccatagGAAAACCAAGAAAATCGCCCATAGGAAACAAGGAAAAACAAGAAACtgccccacttcatcacaccccctttctgaaattaaatgctaccctgatctgctctaggaattgttttggggagcgttctctggcctgtgttacagatatgccagagccctgtgaaagtaagaggggtggggaaaggcatcccagccaggaggtgtggactCTGCCTAGGGGTCCCCAGACTGGTTTAGCCTGTTCCTCCCATTGTTCAAAGACAGAgctaaataggtttcagagtagcagccttgttagtctgtattcgcaaaaaagaaaaggaggacttgtggcaccttagagactaacaaatttatttgagcataagctttcgtgagctacagctcacttcatcggatgcattcggtggaaaaaacagaggagagatttatatacacacacacagagaacatgaaacaatgggttttatcatacacgctcgttcacctgtgcatctaccaatgtgatatatgccatcatgtgccagcaacgcccctctgccatgtacattggccaaaccggacagtctctacgtaaaagaatgaatggacacaaatcagacgtcaagaattataacattcaaaaaccagtcggagaacacttcaatctctccggtcactcaattacagacctaagagtggctatccttcaacaaaaaagcttcaaaaacagactccaacgagagactgctgaattggaattaatttgcaaactggatacaattaatttagacttgaatagagactgggaatggatgagtcattacacaaagtaaaactatttccccatggtatttctccccccaccccaccccccactgttcctctgatattcttgttaactgctggaattagcctaccttgcttgtcaccatgaaaggttttcctccccccccccccccccgctggtgatggcttatcttaagtgatcactctccttacagtgtgtatgataaacccattgtttcatgttctctgtgtgtgtgtatataaatctctcctctgttttttccaccaaatgcatccgatgaagtgagctgtagctcaggaaagcttatgctctaataaatttgttagtctctaaggtgccacaagtactccttttcttttttgcgaatacagactaacacggttgctactctgaaacctgtaaggagagtgatcacttaagatgagctattaccagcagcaggggggggatgggggaggggaaggaggaaaacctttcatggtgataatcaaggtgggtcatttccagcagttaaataGAATGtgtgaggaaggggggggggcggaagaaataacatggggaaatagttttactttgtgtaatgactcatccactcccagtctctattcaagcctaggtttcattaggagccttttgttaGGTTAAAGTGCTCAAAGGAGAGCTGAAATCGCTTGTGGTGGGCGGCAGGGTCTCTGCCAAGCCTGCAAAGggctgaaaatcactaagagacgGACCTGCAGGGGTCACAGCAGGTGACTGACGGTTGGCTGGCGAACGAGCGGCTGGCCGGGGACTAGCAGAGAGGAGCCGTGGCTGGCCGGGGACTAGCAGAGAGGAGCCGTGGCTGGCCGGGGGCCAGCAGAGCGGAATGAGCAGCTGGCGGGGGGCCAGCCAAAGCAAGTTCTCAGAGGGGGGAACAAGCCAGGTGCCTTCTCCCCCGGACGGGAAGGGAGCTCACACAGAGGtgcctctgaaccctgggtcctcactgaccaggGACCACCCCcggtgagtggggtggggtggagggaggttgggggcaCAGACAAGGAACCGGTGGTTGTAGGTCTCAGGAACAGGAGATGGACGCTCTGCCCCACACACTCcagggtgggtgtcctgctcacaccATTACAtgtatgaatcctgcttgtggcgtTTTCCCTAATTAATGCCGGGCGACTTCCCTCCTCTCGTTAAAAGTCtctttctacactcagactctgtgcgtGCGAGGGGGGAGTTTTACCTCTCAGCGgcacctggggtggggggtaattgtcccaggtcactggctgggagccagagccGGTTCTGGGTTGTGTCGGTGCAGAGGAAttcctagatattgaacccggcccggGTGCGGCTTCACCTTGCAGGAGGGTTCCAGGTTCAGCCCATCGTTGCCAGGCCAGCTGGACTGAAGGTAAAGGTTATTTACTGATCTTTGTACAGGGAGAAATCTCAGCTGCAAAGGACACGGCCAGCAGCTCGACAGGATCAGGCAGGACCCAGCCTGCGCCTTCAGCCAGGGAGCCCCGAGGCAGCACCCCCCTCGAATCCCACCTGCTCCCCTCGGCTAGGTCCCCCAGAAACCAGCCTGCTCCCCCCGGCTAGGACCTCCAGAAACCAGTCTTCTCCCCCAGCTAGGAATCTCCCCTTGCAGAACCCCAAGGGATCCCTATCCCTaagccaggctcccccccccacaccttgaaGCAGGTGCCATGGCAGCGCCAAAGACCTACACGAGGGTCTTGCAAGAATCCCAGGATGTCTTCCACCGCTTCCCCCTCCAGCTGGTCCACGGGATCCCGCTCATGGAGCCCATCGCTCAGCAGTGGGGCCCCATCGAGAACTTCCAGGCCTGGCCTGACGACCTCCTCATCTCCACCTACCCCAAGGCGGGTAAGAGACCAgacccagcctcccccagcagggggccGCCCTAGGGAGTGGGGCAGAAGCACTTGCAGTGTGGGGAGCTGCCATCTACTCCAgcccggcctctcccagcagggggcgctgtggggagggggagggggcactgctctcccagcagggggcgctgtggaaTGTGGGGGGCGCTGGCTGTGGAggggagctcctggctactccagccccggcctgtcccagcagggggtgatgtggggagggggaggggctctggctgtgggggagcttcTGGCTACTCCCGCCATGGCCTGTAGGAAGTTGGGGGGCGGCTCCTGGCTTCTTCAGCCCTGGCCTGTCctagcagggggcgccgtggggagggagaagggtgctgtggggaggggaggggcgctgcggggggcgctgtggggtgggggaggggcactgctctcccagcaggggtgctatagggagggggaggggcgctgctctcccagcagggggcactgtagCATCCTGTCCGACGAGGGCCCCTTGCCAGGGGTTCTGGATCACGGTGCCTGGGCGTGAGTGGGGATGGTGGGGTCTCTGTCTGTGACTGTCTCGCTGCAGGGACCACGTGGATGCAGGAGATCGTGGACCTGATCCTGGTCCGAGGGGACGTGGAAAAAGCCTGCCGAGCCCCGACCCACATCCGGATCCCCTTCCTGGAgatctgctcccctcccccagtgccctcAGGTGGGTGCTTCTGCTCTGCCTGCCcgggggcagggcaaggctgcAACCCCACCACTGCCTTGCTGGGCTCCccacgcagggctgaagccccctCTGGTCCCGTCTCTCGCAGGCGTGCAGCAGCTGGTGAATGTTCCTCCCCCCCGAGTCATCAAGACCCACCTGCCCTTCCAGCTGGTTCCCAAGTCCTTCTGGGAGAAGAGATGCAAGGCAagagaccccccacccccatcctccaaCAGCCCTGCCGGTACCCCTAAATCCCAACCCACAGTCACGTTGTTCTCTCTTCCCCAGGTGATCTACGTGGCCCGAAATGCCAAGGATAACGTGGTTTCTTATTACTTCTTTGACCAGATGAACAAGACACAGCCCGAGCCAGGGCCCTGGGAGCTCTATCTGCAGAAGTTCATGGATGGGAAACGTTAGTACTGGGCGAGAGGGTTCAGAGGCCCCATGGCAGgctcacctccctccccaccccttcctagGCTGTGGGGGCCCTAAGGGATTGTGAGTGTGAGGAAGCTCCCTTGGTTCCAGACCTGAGGTTTGCCCCGTCGGGGTATACGGACCGGTCCTTACCTGCTGGGGGAGGCTACAAGGAATTCTGGCAGGAGTCCATATGGTGACCACACCAAAGGTCATATCCTATGACCTCTGCCCAAGGGATTATGGTCAAGTCAGCTTGGCCTCtctccccacagtggcctgggGCTCGTGGTATGACCATGTCTGTGGATACTGGGCTGAACGGGCCAATCACTGCATCCTCTACGTCTTCTATGAGGACATGAAAGAGGTGAGTGTggaaggaggggatgggggcaAGGGGCAAGTTATGCTGCCCAGGGGTCTTAGCATGACAGAGTCATGTCTGGCCCTGCCATGGGTCAgttccctgaaaccaccagcctctggcaacacaaccTCTGCCATCTCAGCCTCCGTGGGCCTCACTCTGTCCATGTTAGCTAGAGGCCGGCGCACACCCTGACCCCTTCGAGCACCTCTCTGGAGTTACcagccccaatcccctgcacGCTCCGAGCGCTTACAGACCCCAGAGTCAGAACCCACCGGCTGGTAAAATCCCCCTCCGGATCCCTGCTCCCCTTCGCTCCGCACTTTGACACAGTGACAGTGAGAACAACGAGAAGTTTAGCATCAAAGAAGAGGGAGTCAAGCGATAGAATGAGAATATTGGAAATAGTTACATATTGAAAAAATGATAACTTGCTTTCTAGTGCCTCAGTTGACTCACAAGGCATtcccctgcctgtctcctgcaAGATCGTTAATTCCAAGTCCTTCTCCCAGCGTTTTCAATCAGTTTGGCTGAAATCACATCTCAAAAG
This DNA window, taken from Dermochelys coriacea isolate rDerCor1 chromosome 6, rDerCor1.pri.v4, whole genome shotgun sequence, encodes the following:
- the LOC119856726 gene encoding sulfotransferase family cytosolic 1B member 1-like; the protein is MAAPKTYTRVLQESQDVFHRFPLQLVHGIPLMEPIAQQWGPIENFQAWPDDLLISTYPKAGTTWMQEIVDLILVRGDVEKACRAPTHIRIPFLEICSPPPVPSGVQQLVNVPPPRVIKTHLPFQLVPKSFWEKRCKVIYVARNAKDNVVSYYFFDQMNKTQPEPGPWELYLQKFMDGKLAWGSWYDHVCGYWAERANHCILYVFYEDMKEDPAREILRVMDFLEVELPPEVLEKIAQQTSFQIMKENPMANYSSIPSVIFDQTVSPFMRKGEVGDWKNHFTMAQSEAFDAHYQRRMEGTGLHFRTQI